In Pseudomonas coleopterorum, the genomic window TTCCACATCGAAGGGCCCTACCCGGTAGCCTGAGGTGGTGATGACATCGTCGTTGCGCCCCACGAAACTGATGCTGCCGTCGGCATTGAGCTCGACGGTGTCGCCGCTCAGGTAATACTTGCCTTTGAACGCCTTGGTCGGCATCCCCAGGTAGCCGCCGAACCAGCACAACGGCGACCGCTCGCGGTCTACCGCCAGCACCCCGGGTTGACCGGCCTCCAGTTCATGCAGATCGGCGTCGAGCACCACGATGCGATGGCCAGGCACGGCAAAACCGGCCGAGCCTTCGTGCACGGGATGATCGAGGTCGTGGTGGTTGCACAGCACCATGCCCAGCTCGGTCTGGCCGTAGTGATCGTGGACCACGACGCCCAGCTGTTCGGCGAACCAGCGGATTACCTGCGGATTGAGAGGCTCCCCGGCGCTGCTGGCAATCCGCAGTCGCCCGCGCACCCCGGCCGCGAAGCGATCGCCAGCAGCGATCAGCATGCGATAGGCCGTTGGCGACCCGGCGAGGTTGGTGATCGCGTACTTGTCGATCACTCGGCAGGTGCTATCGACCGTGAAGCCGCCGTCGTAGAACAAGGTAGCATGCCCCAGGGCCAGCGGGCCGGCCACGGCATAGTAGAGCCCATAGGCCCAACCCGGATCGGCCAGGTTCCAGAACCGATCGTCGCGGCGCAGTTGGACGGCATCGCGCAGATAGCCTTTGAACGCCAGCAACGCGCGCAGCGGCACTTCCAGCGGTTTTGCCGGCCCGGTGGTGCCGGACGTGCACATCAGCATGAAAGGCGCATTGCCTTCGAGCATCACGCGCTCGCATTCGCGGCTCTGCCCTTGCAGTGCCGTCCAGAAGTCGTGTTCGCCGACGCCTGGTGTGCTACAGCCCACGGTCATCACGTGGGGACGGTGATCGAGTTCGTCGAGCTTGGGGCGATTGTGCAGGTCGGTCACCACCCAATTGGCCCCCGAGCAATGCAGGCGCTGCTCGATGGCCTTGGGGCCGAACGCGGTAAACAGCGGCTGATAGACCGCGCCGATGCGCCACGTACCCAGTATCGCGATCAGCAGTTCGACCGTGCGTGGCATCAGCCCGGCGACGCGATCGCCCGGTTTGACGCCCTGACTGCGCAGGAAATTGCCGAACTGTGCCGCATGGGTCTGCAGCTGCTCGAAGGTGTACTGCGTGGCCACGCCCTGCTGCGACTCGCAATACAGGGCCACGGCCTGTTCGCCGAGGTGGCGGTCGCAGCATTCGACACAGGCATTGAGCTGATCGAGGGTGCCGTGCAGATCCTGCGCGGCAGTTTGCGGGTAATCGAACGCCTGGGCGGTAGTGAAATAATCGCGCATCACATGACCCTGCTTGTTGTTATGGGATCTGGGTGTTGTGAGATCGTTGTGACCCTGAAGGCACTGGCCGATAGTGATCCGCCCGTGCTTTCGCGACAATGTTTTCAGCGCTCAGGTCATTTGAGCGGTTTAGCCAGTGCGAGTGTTTTCAATCCCGCATTCGCCGAGCACTGCGGCTGTTGCTGGCGTGCTGGAAGCCTCGTTCATTCCGTCTTTCGACTCCGTGTCTTGCGCGGCGGCAGGCGCAGCAGGGCCAACTGGGCGTCCAGAGTCTCGGCGCGTGCCTGCTGGGCAGCGGCGGTTTGCAATGCTGACGCCTGCCCTGCTTGCGCGGCCTGAAGCTGGGCTTCGAGCTGCTGTCGCGCATGTTCCCCCTGCTCCACCGCCAATGCCGAACGTGCTTCACGGGCCGCCGCCTGTAGCTGTGTTTCGCCAAGCGCGATTTGCGCGTGCTCCAGACGCTTCTGCAACGCTTCGAGTTGCTTGTGTTGCTCACGGGCCTCGACGCTGCGTGCCTTAAGGTCTTCGCGGGCGCGATCGACTTCTCGGTGCGAGCGCTCTTCGACACCCCGCACGTAGGCCTCCTGAGCCAGGCGATTGTGCTCGGCCTGCTGCTGTTGCTCACGTAGCGCTTGCTGAAGGGCCGCTAGATCGGCCTGCAACTCGTTGCGCGCCCCCTGTAGCTCGACGCGCTGCTGTTGCAAGTCGTCGATCTGCTCCTGGCGCTGGGCCAGGAGTTTTTCCAGATCGGCCAGGCGAGTTTCGGCGTTTCCACGGGCCGTTTCCGCCTCGGCCACCTGGCGGCGAGCCTGGGCAGCGTCGCGGCGGGCTTGTTCCTCGACCTCCGCGACCCGCTCGTATTCTGCCGTCAACTGCTCACGCTGGGCCGCCAACGAGTGTTCGACAACACCTTGGGCCAGCGTCGTTGCCTGCTGCCAGATCGCAACGAACGCCTGGGCCACTTCAGCCGGCAGCCCCGGCAGCCGGGTCTCCCCGCGCAGCCGCTCGGCCAGGCGCTCCCACCACTGATCCAGCAAGGCGCCGACCCTGGCCGGGCTGCCACGACCCAGCTCCAGGCGCACGCGCTCAACCGTTGGCCGCTCTCCCCGGGCCAATACGGCGTCTGCCGCGGCAAATACATCATTTTCCGGTACGCCTACTGCCATGGCCTGCTCTCCGTTGGATTAGGTATGATAATGAAAGATTATCCGACCTTATAAATCTTAAACTAAGAATATAATACGTTGAACGTAATGAATAATACAAATGACATTTTAGTGGTCGATGCAAAGCCTCTGGACCTGTATTCACCGGCGGAAAGCACCGCTCGTGCGGCCCAGGCTTTTGTTGCTGCGGGCACCGCCGCGAATACGGTACGCAGCTATCGCAGTGCCCTGGCGTACTGGTCTGCGTGGCTGAAGCTGCGTTACGACCAAGTGCTGGGGGATGCTGCACTGCCCGCGGCGGTGGCGGTTCAATTCGTTCTGGACCATCTGGCCCGGCCGCTGGAAGACGGCACCTGGAATCACCTGCTGCCCAACGCCATCGACGCCGCACTGGTCGAGGCCGGTGCCAAGTCACGGCTGGGTGCCTTGGCCTACAGCACCGTGCAGCATCGTCTGGCGGTGCTGGGCAAGTGGCATCGGGTGAAGGGCTGGGACAATCCGACCGAGTCGCCATCGCTCAAGACCCTGTTGCGCAATGCGCAGAAAGCCCAAGCACGCCAGGGCGTGACCGTGCGCAAGAAAACGGCCATGGCCCTGGAGCCGCTGCAGGCCATGCTGGCAACCTGCACCGACGGCCTGCGCGGCACCCGCGATCGCGCCCTGCTGCTGTTGGCCTGGAGTGGCGGTGGTCGACGCCGCTCCGAAGTGATCGGCCTACAGGTAGGTGATGTGCGGCGCTTGGATGCCGACACCTGGGTCTACAGCCTCGGTGCCACCAAGACCGACACCGCCGGCACGCGACGAGAGAAGCCCCTGCGCGGGCCAGCGGCTCATGCGTTGGCGGCGTGGCTGGCTGCCGCGCCGGCGACCACGGGCCCGCTGTTCCGTCGTCTGTACCGCGGCGACAAGGTGGCGAGCCAAGGCCTGGGCGGCGACCAGGTGGCGCGTATCGTCAAGCGCCGGGCTCAGCTTGCAGGTCTGGAGGGGGACTGGGCCGCCCACAGCCTGCGCTCGGGTTTCGTGACCGAAGCGGGCCGGCAGGGTGTGCCGCTGGGTGAGGTGATGGCGATGACCGAGCACCGCAGCGTGGCGACGGTCATGGGCTACTTCCAGGCCGGATCGTTGCTCAACAGCACCGCCACGCAACTGTTGAAAAGCAAAGGTGAGGAATGAGTTCTTGGCAGGTTGTTGAAAGATGGACGGAAACAAAGTCACCAGCGCCGGTCAATAGTCTGTCGACGTTGACGCTTGCGCGTATCACGTCGCCCTATTCGAACATCCAGGATAATCATTATGACCACTTCCAAGCTGTTGCCTCGCCTTGCTCTCGCTGCCCTTTGCGCCTTGAGCGTACCTGCCTTCGCAGCCGAAACCGGCGCCAAGGAAGAAAGCGTCACCTTGGACCGTCCAGGCAACGGTGATCATGAAATCAAAGAGGGCGACAAAGTGCCCGACTCCTACAAGCGCAAGGAACTGGCGATCGATCCTGCCAAGCATGGCTTGAAGCAGCCCGACGAGAACGAGCAGTGGGTCGAGATCAAGGACAAGTACGTGCGCGTGAACATTCCCAACGGCACCATCGTCGAGATGATCGACAAGTCTTCGGTCAAGAAGTGAGTTTTTGGCCCCGGCTTGGGTAACTCCAGGCTGGGGCCGTTTGCTTGGGCACCTGGTTCGCGGCCGATGACCGCACCTACGGGCGCTTGGCGTATTGCAGCGGCAACACCGTTGTCGACTTGATGCGCTCCATGGCGAAGGTCGAGCTGATGTCGGAAATGCCCTCCACCTGAATCAACCGTTTGTACACCGCGTCGTAGCCGGCGATGTCCGGTACCACGATGCGCAGCATGTAGTCGGTATCCCCCGCCATTCGATAGCACTCCACCACTTCGGGCAGTGCCTCGATGACCCTGTGAAAATCCTCCAGCCATTGCGCGTTGTGCCGTTGCGTACGTAGCTCGGCAAATACCGTTACGGCGACATTCAACTCGCGTGGATCGAGCAGCGCGACGCGCTGGGTGATGACCCCCTGCTGTTCGAGCTTCTGGATGCGACGCCAGCAGGCGGTGCCGCCCAGGCCGATCTGCTCGGCGATGTCAGCCAGCGGACGGGTGCAGTCTGCTTGCAGGATGTCGAGGATGGCCATGTCGAACTTGTCCATGAAAATGCGAGCCTGAGTGGGTCTGTACGGGTGACTACAAGTATGCCGGAAAATCTTTCTCTTATATCGCCCATCCGCGCAATATTTTTGCGTATTAATCCGGATGATCCGTACAGATATCAAATTTTTTCACCGCGTCCATCGCTAGCATAAGCAGTACGAAATCAGCACTGGTCGAGACGCTATGCCTACCCTCCCCGTATACCTGGATTACGCCGCCACCACGCCCATCGACGATCATGTCATCAGCGCCATGCTGGCCTGCATGGGGCGCGACGCCGTCTATGGCAACCCCGCCTCCAGCGCCCACGCCTACGGCCAACAAGCGCGCCAGGCCGTTGAACTGGCACGGCGGCAAGTGGGCGAACTGATCAATGCTCCGGGCGAGGACATCGTCTGGACTTCGGGCGCTACCGAGTCCAACAACCTGGCGATCAAGGGCTGTACCCGTCCCGGCGATCACATCATCACCAGCGTGCTGGAACACAAGGCGGTCATCGACACCGTGCGCGAGCAGCAGGCGGCCGGCTGCGAGGTCACCTGGCTCAGCCCCGACGAACGCGGGCTGATTCAACCACAGGCCGTGGCCTCGGCACTGCGACCCAATACGCGTCTGGTGTCGCTGATGTGGGTGAATAACGAGCTGGGCACACTGACTGACGTTCTGGAGATCGCACGCCGGGTACAGGCGCATGGCGCGCTGCTGCATGTGGATGCCGCCCAGGCGGCTGGCAAGGTCGAGATCGACTTGGCTCAGGCCGGCATAGATCTGCTGTCCCTGTCCGCACACAAGTTGTATGGACCCAAAGGGATCGGCGCCCTCTATGTCGGGCCGCGCGCTCGCCCGGTACTGCGCGCACAAATGCATGGGGGTGGCCATGAACAGGGCCTGCGTTCAGGCACGCTGCCGACGCATCAGATTGTGGGCATGGGCGCAGCATTTGCCCAGGCCAGCGCGCAAATGCAGAGCGATAACCGGCAAATCCAGGCACTGGCCCAACGATTACGCGAAGGATTGCTGGCGCTGCCAGGCGTATCGCTCAACGGCTGCGCCGAGCAGCGGATTCCCCACACGCTCAACGTCTGCTTCGACAACCCGACCTTTTCCATGCAGGCGGTGACCGGACGTATCGCGGTGTCTTCGACCTCGGCCTGTAATTCGGCAAGTGCCGCCGCGTCTCACGTGTTGTTGGCACTGGGTTTGAGCCCGGCTCAGGCGCTGAGCAGCCTGCGGGTGAGTCTGGGTCGCTATAGCACGCAGGGCGATGTCGACCGAGCCATTGCCGTCATCAACGACGCCCTCCAAGCCCCCGCGCCTTTCTGGTGATCCCCCGGATCGCATGCATTCATCAAGGCCCCGCAATCCCCGTAGCAGCGGCGCAAGCCGCGTCCGGCCGCACCGCGTTCATTCAGGCACACCGCACACACCGCCGACGCGGCTCGCGCCGCTGCTACTACGACGGCGTACGCCTGCTTCGGCTTCAACGCGTTCATGCAGGGGGGGCAAGAAGGATCCTGGGTGCTACCGTTCGTCGGAATTGCGGCACCGATCATGGCCATTCGCTGCCCAAATCTGCGTACCGATTCCTATAACGGAGAAATACCATGGTCACTCGCACGATTACTCGCTTTGCCCTCGTCGGCCTGCTGTCTGCCACCAGTATGTACGCGTTGGCCGGTTCGGTGCCTCCAGGCAAGGAAATCAGCCCTTCGTCGCCAACCACCAGCACTGACACCCGCACGGGCAACCAGATGGGCAGCGGTCGTACCAACGACGCCAACAGCAGCAGCGGCACCACCACCTCCGGCACCCCGAATGGCTCGGGCACCTTCAGCAATGGCACCGGCAACAGCAGCGGTAGCGGTGCTGTAGGCAGTGGCACTGGCAACGGCGCCAGCTCCGGCAAGGGCGCAGGCAGCGGCGCGGGTGGCAGCAGCGGTAACTGATTCTGCGGCGGCTCGAGCGCATCGTGTTCGAGCCTTCTGCGTTGCCGTGATCGAAGCGGGTGGCTGGGCCAAGATGCGTATCACCGCATCCGCCCAGGCCACCCGTTTTCACATCCATCCCTTTTACCGTTTTTTTGGGTATTCTTCCGGTCTCGATGCCACGCTGCAGCCGCCCTGCCCCATGGCCCCATCACCTCCGACCAGGAATCCCCATGTCCCAGATCATCCTCGTACTCAATGGCCCCAACCTGAACATGCTGGGCTTGCGTGAGCCTGCCGTGTACGGCCACGAAACCCTGGCCGATGTAGAAGCCATGGCGGTGCAGAGCGGCCAGGAATTGGGTCTGAGCATCGAATGTCGACAGACCAACCACGAAGGGCAAATGATCGACTGGATCCATCAGGCCCGCCAGCGCGTGGCCGGCATCGTCATCAACCCAGGTGCGTGGACCCATACCTCGATCGCCATTCACGATGCGTTGATCGCGTGCGAAGTACCGGTGCTGGAAGTGCACATCTCCAACGTCCACCGCCGGGAAGAATTCCGTCACCACTCCTTCGTCTCGAAAGTCGCGGTCGGCGTCATTGCCGGTTTCGGCACCCACGGCTACAAACTGGCGATCAGTCACTTCGCCAAATTGCTGAACGCAAAGCGCGCCATCTGATCCGGTTTTTTCAGCGCCTTCTGGATCTGTTTTACCTTGTTCGAAACGTCCATAGTCACCTGAACGAAATTTCATGTTCTGGAGGTGTGTTATGGACGGTGTGATCATGTTGACCATCATCACCGCTACGCTCGGCTCGTTCGGCTATGTGATGTACCTGATCCATAAGGAGAGCAAGGAAAACAAATAGCCTGAGAACAAAAAGGCCGCTGCGCTCGCCGCAACGACCTGGTCTGCACTGCTTGCCACCGCGCTTACTTGATGAAGTTGTCCACCAGCATGTGCGCCACGTCATCGGCGCGCCCGCTGAGCATGGCCTTGGCTGAATACAGGGCCATGTTCGAGACTTGCGAAAGCTCGATCTTGGGCGGCATCACCAGTTCTTCCGGGTTGACCTTGACGTCCAGCAGCGCCGGGCCAGGGTGGCTCAGGAATCGCTGCACGGCCTGCTCCAGGCTTGCTCCGTCCGACACCTGTTCGCCGTAGAAGCCCATCACCTCGGCCAACCTGGCGAAATCGGGATTGTGCAGGTCGGTGAAGTTGTCCAGCAAGCCTTCGACCTTTTGCTCGATCTGGACGAAGTTCAGCGAACTGTTGTTGAACACCACCACCTTGATCGGCAACTTCTCCTGCACTGCCGTGAGCAGGTCGCCCAGCAGCATCGCCAGGCCTCCGTCGCCGGACAGTGATATGACCTGGCGCTGCGGGTAGGCCTTCTGCAGGCCCAGCGCCTGTGGCATGGCATTGGCCATGGTGCCGTGGCGCAGACTGGTGAGCGTGCGACGTTGGCCGTTGGTGTTGATATGGCGCAGCACCCAGACCATGGGCGAACCGCCGTCCGCGGTGAACAGCGCATCTTCGCTGGCATGCTTGTCCAGCAGATGGGTCAGGTACTGCGGATGGATCAGATGCCCGTCGGTATGACGCTGATCGTGGGCCAGGGTCTTGAGGGTCTTCTGACGCACTTTCAGGCAGTCTTCCAGAAAGCTGTGCTCGGTGCGCTCAGCCAGCAAGGGCAGCAGTGCCTTCAGGGTGGGCAATACGTCACCGACCACGCCCAGATCGATGGGATGACGACGTCCCAGATGGGCGCCCTTGCGATCCACCTGAATGATCTTGGCATTCTGCGGATAGAACTGGCCCCAGGCGAAGTCCGCACCCAGCAACAGCAAGGTGTCGCACTCCATCATGGCGTGGTAGCCGGACTCGACCCCGAACACGCCCGTCATGCCCATGTTGTAGGGATTGTCGTACTCGACGAAGTCCTTGGCACGCGAGGTATGCGCGATGGGCGCTTTCAAGCGCTGGGCCAGCTCGATCAGTTCGTCGTGGGCACCTTCGCAGCCAAAGCCGGCATAGATGGCGATCTTCTTGCCCTTGCCCAGCATGTCGACGATGTCGTTCAGCTCATCCAGGCTGGGTTGCAACACCGGACGCGGCTGATGGACGCTGAACGGACGATCGTTCTTCACCTCGGCCGAGCTGATGTCCGACGGCAGGATGATCACCGCCACACCGCCTTCATTGAGCGCGGTCTGCGCAGCCAGGGTGGTCACGCGGCGTGCCTGCTCCGGGGTGTACACCTGCTCGCAGAACACCGTGCAACTGCCGTAGATGGCCTTGAAGTCAACTTCCTGGGGAAAATCCATGCCCAGTTCGCTGGTCACGATCTGGCTGGCGATCAGCACCATCGGCGCGTGGTTGCGCTGGGCTTCGAAGATGCCGTTGATAAAGTGCAAACCGCCTGGTCCGCACGATCCGGCGCAGGCCGTCAGGCGACCGCTGATGAACGACTCGGCGCCAGCGGCAAATGCGGCGGCTTCTTCATGGCGGACGTGCACCCATTCGATCTCGCTGCGCGAAATCGCATCGGTCACGTGATTCAGCGTGTCGCCGACGATGCCGTAGCAGTTGCGCACACCTGCTTCCTGCAAGGTCTGGATCACGATGTCGGCTACTTTCTTGCTGGCCATGAAGGCCTCCTGGTCAGTGAGTCATGCAGCTTAGGCTGGAGCCGGCCTGGGGAGTTCAGCCCGACTGGCGCCTCGCCATGCCTTGGCACGTCGAAACCGGGCGGCGTTGCCCAACGGTGCGGATCATGCTTTATTGGCGGCCTTTTCACTGTTCAAGGCCCTCGCCATGTCTGCCCGCAAGTTGCTCAGCGCCGCCCTCCTCGTGCTTGTTTCCCCCCTGGCCATGGCCCATGCCCATCTGACCCATCCGGTGCCCGCCGCCGATGCCTCCGTCGCTGCGCCGGCGCAAGTGAGCCTGGGTTTTTCCGAAGCCATCGAAGTGGGCTTCAGTAAGGTCACGCTGACGGCCGCGGGCGGTGAACCGGTCGCCTTGCAACCCTTGGCCAGCGCCGTCGACGATCGCAAGACCCTGGTGGTCAAGCCTGCCGCGCCTTTGGCGGCGGGGCAGTACACGGTGCACTGGCAGGTGGTGTCGGTGGACACGCACAAAAGCGCCGGCGAGTACCGCTTCACCGTGAGTCCTTGAGCATGAGTGTGTTGATCGTTCTGCGCTTTCTGCATTTCACCAGCCTGATGCTGGTGTTCGGCGCCTGCATGTTCCGCCCGCTGCTGCTCGATCAGCCCGGCCAAAAGGGTCGGCTGCGCAACCTGATCGATCCCTTGGTGTGCCTGCTGGCAGCACTC contains:
- the copC gene encoding copper homeostasis periplasmic binding protein CopC encodes the protein MSARKLLSAALLVLVSPLAMAHAHLTHPVPAADASVAAPAQVSLGFSEAIEVGFSKVTLTAAGGEPVALQPLASAVDDRKTLVVKPAAPLAAGQYTVHWQVVSVDTHKSAGEYRFTVSP
- the aroQ gene encoding type II 3-dehydroquinate dehydratase, translating into MSQIILVLNGPNLNMLGLREPAVYGHETLADVEAMAVQSGQELGLSIECRQTNHEGQMIDWIHQARQRVAGIVINPGAWTHTSIAIHDALIACEVPVLEVHISNVHRREEFRHHSFVSKVAVGVIAGFGTHGYKLAISHFAKLLNAKRAI
- a CDS encoding RcnB family protein; protein product: MTTSKLLPRLALAALCALSVPAFAAETGAKEESVTLDRPGNGDHEIKEGDKVPDSYKRKELAIDPAKHGLKQPDENEQWVEIKDKYVRVNIPNGTIVEMIDKSSVKK
- a CDS encoding DNA-binding protein, translated to MAVGVPENDVFAAADAVLARGERPTVERVRLELGRGSPARVGALLDQWWERLAERLRGETRLPGLPAEVAQAFVAIWQQATTLAQGVVEHSLAAQREQLTAEYERVAEVEEQARRDAAQARRQVAEAETARGNAETRLADLEKLLAQRQEQIDDLQQQRVELQGARNELQADLAALQQALREQQQQAEHNRLAQEAYVRGVEERSHREVDRAREDLKARSVEAREQHKQLEALQKRLEHAQIALGETQLQAAAREARSALAVEQGEHARQQLEAQLQAAQAGQASALQTAAAQQARAETLDAQLALLRLPPRKTRSRKTE
- a CDS encoding AMP-binding protein, coding for MRDYFTTAQAFDYPQTAAQDLHGTLDQLNACVECCDRHLGEQAVALYCESQQGVATQYTFEQLQTHAAQFGNFLRSQGVKPGDRVAGLMPRTVELLIAILGTWRIGAVYQPLFTAFGPKAIEQRLHCSGANWVVTDLHNRPKLDELDHRPHVMTVGCSTPGVGEHDFWTALQGQSRECERVMLEGNAPFMLMCTSGTTGPAKPLEVPLRALLAFKGYLRDAVQLRRDDRFWNLADPGWAYGLYYAVAGPLALGHATLFYDGGFTVDSTCRVIDKYAITNLAGSPTAYRMLIAAGDRFAAGVRGRLRIASSAGEPLNPQVIRWFAEQLGVVVHDHYGQTELGMVLCNHHDLDHPVHEGSAGFAVPGHRIVVLDADLHELEAGQPGVLAVDRERSPLCWFGGYLGMPTKAFKGKYYLSGDTVELNADGSISFVGRNDDVITTSGYRVGPFDVESALIEHPAVVEAAVVGKPDPERTEVIKAFVVLQAGFEAGPELAETLRLHVRQRLAAHAYPREIEFVEQLPKTPSGKLQRFILRNQEIAKQQASSA
- a CDS encoding thiamine pyrophosphate-dependent enzyme, encoding MASKKVADIVIQTLQEAGVRNCYGIVGDTLNHVTDAISRSEIEWVHVRHEEAAAFAAGAESFISGRLTACAGSCGPGGLHFINGIFEAQRNHAPMVLIASQIVTSELGMDFPQEVDFKAIYGSCTVFCEQVYTPEQARRVTTLAAQTALNEGGVAVIILPSDISSAEVKNDRPFSVHQPRPVLQPSLDELNDIVDMLGKGKKIAIYAGFGCEGAHDELIELAQRLKAPIAHTSRAKDFVEYDNPYNMGMTGVFGVESGYHAMMECDTLLLLGADFAWGQFYPQNAKIIQVDRKGAHLGRRHPIDLGVVGDVLPTLKALLPLLAERTEHSFLEDCLKVRQKTLKTLAHDQRHTDGHLIHPQYLTHLLDKHASEDALFTADGGSPMVWVLRHINTNGQRRTLTSLRHGTMANAMPQALGLQKAYPQRQVISLSGDGGLAMLLGDLLTAVQEKLPIKVVVFNNSSLNFVQIEQKVEGLLDNFTDLHNPDFARLAEVMGFYGEQVSDGASLEQAVQRFLSHPGPALLDVKVNPEELVMPPKIELSQVSNMALYSAKAMLSGRADDVAHMLVDNFIK
- a CDS encoding site-specific integrase, which produces MNVMNNTNDILVVDAKPLDLYSPAESTARAAQAFVAAGTAANTVRSYRSALAYWSAWLKLRYDQVLGDAALPAAVAVQFVLDHLARPLEDGTWNHLLPNAIDAALVEAGAKSRLGALAYSTVQHRLAVLGKWHRVKGWDNPTESPSLKTLLRNAQKAQARQGVTVRKKTAMALEPLQAMLATCTDGLRGTRDRALLLLAWSGGGRRRSEVIGLQVGDVRRLDADTWVYSLGATKTDTAGTRREKPLRGPAAHALAAWLAAAPATTGPLFRRLYRGDKVASQGLGGDQVARIVKRRAQLAGLEGDWAAHSLRSGFVTEAGRQGVPLGEVMAMTEHRSVATVMGYFQAGSLLNSTATQLLKSKGEE
- a CDS encoding cysteine desulfurase family protein, whose amino-acid sequence is MPTLPVYLDYAATTPIDDHVISAMLACMGRDAVYGNPASSAHAYGQQARQAVELARRQVGELINAPGEDIVWTSGATESNNLAIKGCTRPGDHIITSVLEHKAVIDTVREQQAAGCEVTWLSPDERGLIQPQAVASALRPNTRLVSLMWVNNELGTLTDVLEIARRVQAHGALLHVDAAQAAGKVEIDLAQAGIDLLSLSAHKLYGPKGIGALYVGPRARPVLRAQMHGGGHEQGLRSGTLPTHQIVGMGAAFAQASAQMQSDNRQIQALAQRLREGLLALPGVSLNGCAEQRIPHTLNVCFDNPTFSMQAVTGRIAVSSTSACNSASAAASHVLLALGLSPAQALSSLRVSLGRYSTQGDVDRAIAVINDALQAPAPFW
- a CDS encoding Lrp/AsnC family transcriptional regulator, yielding MDKFDMAILDILQADCTRPLADIAEQIGLGGTACWRRIQKLEQQGVITQRVALLDPRELNVAVTVFAELRTQRHNAQWLEDFHRVIEALPEVVECYRMAGDTDYMLRIVVPDIAGYDAVYKRLIQVEGISDISSTFAMERIKSTTVLPLQYAKRP